In Posidoniimonas polymericola, one genomic interval encodes:
- a CDS encoding type 1 glutamine amidotransferase, whose protein sequence is MSLSGNARFLLLQVRNEGDPIIGQEINCFAAALGCDASRVTPQSVLGGFPSQSLVDQHDAVLIGGSGDYSAAGEGEWLERILDGLRLLHDQGKPTFASCWGFQAFARAIGGCCEHDPANAELGNVELTLTEHGRQDPVFGALPPRFLGFAGHEDHVTRLPPDAVLLASTDRVPEQAYTFADKPIYATQFHPELTRDTILQRLAAYPRYVEQFAGMTLAELTVHLQETPEANGLLSRFVESVLA, encoded by the coding sequence GTGAGCCTGTCCGGAAACGCCCGCTTCTTGCTGCTGCAGGTCCGCAACGAGGGCGACCCGATCATTGGGCAGGAGATTAACTGCTTCGCCGCGGCGCTGGGCTGCGACGCGTCACGGGTTACGCCGCAGAGCGTCCTTGGCGGCTTCCCATCGCAGTCGCTCGTCGACCAGCACGACGCGGTGCTGATCGGCGGCAGCGGCGACTACTCGGCGGCCGGCGAGGGGGAGTGGCTCGAGCGGATCCTCGACGGGCTCCGCCTGCTGCACGATCAGGGCAAGCCAACGTTTGCCTCGTGCTGGGGGTTCCAGGCCTTTGCCCGCGCGATCGGCGGCTGCTGTGAGCACGACCCCGCCAACGCCGAGCTAGGCAACGTCGAGCTTACGCTGACCGAACACGGCCGGCAGGACCCGGTGTTCGGCGCCCTGCCCCCGCGGTTCCTCGGCTTCGCCGGTCACGAGGACCACGTTACCCGCCTGCCGCCCGACGCGGTGCTGTTGGCGTCTACCGATCGCGTGCCAGAGCAGGCCTACACGTTCGCCGACAAGCCGATTTACGCCACGCAGTTCCACCCCGAACTGACTCGCGACACCATCCTGCAGCGGCTGGCGGCCTACCCGCGCTACGTCGAGCAGTTCGCGGGGATGACGCTCGCGGAGCTGACGGTGCATTTGCAGGAAACGCCGGAGGCGAATGGGCTGCTGTCGCGTTTTGTTGAGTCCGTGCTGGCCTAA
- the bioA gene encoding adenosylmethionine--8-amino-7-oxononanoate transaminase encodes MSDPPGRDAPTPEQLIDWDVAHFWHSFTQMHEYEPLVIAAAEGCELIGADGRRFLDGASSMWCNVHGHAHPAINQAISEQLARGAHITSLGMGCDTTVRLAKRLVGIAPAGLDRVLFSSDGSSAIEVALKTAFQYWQQCPEPRPAKTRFLAFGAAYHGDTIGAASVGGIDKFHALFKPLLFDAVYAPGPDRHKLPAGVAPEAACDYYLGETERLLAERADEVAAVVIEPLVQCAAGMVMHPPGFLGGLRKLCDRYNVLLILDEVAVGFGKTGRMFACEHDGVSPDFLCLGKGLTGGYLPMATTLTRTKIYNAFLGDAASGRALYHGHTFCGNPASAAAALASLDLFESEQTLAGLEPKIARLGERFCRLAEHPAVTNARQTGIIAAADYVAEHQVGRKVAAYALEHGLWIRPQPGMVYVMPPLAISLEEIDRMMDVIEAGIVEVTGIAIK; translated from the coding sequence ATGAGCGACCCGCCTGGCCGTGATGCGCCGACCCCCGAGCAGCTGATTGACTGGGACGTTGCCCATTTCTGGCACTCGTTCACCCAGATGCACGAGTACGAGCCGCTGGTGATCGCCGCGGCCGAGGGCTGCGAGCTGATTGGAGCCGACGGCCGGAGGTTCCTCGACGGGGCCAGCAGCATGTGGTGCAACGTGCACGGGCACGCGCACCCCGCGATCAACCAGGCGATCAGCGAGCAGCTCGCCCGCGGCGCCCACATCACGTCGCTCGGCATGGGCTGCGACACCACCGTGCGGCTCGCGAAGCGGCTGGTCGGTATCGCGCCAGCGGGGCTCGACCGGGTGCTGTTCTCGAGCGATGGCTCGTCGGCGATCGAGGTCGCGCTGAAGACCGCCTTCCAGTACTGGCAGCAGTGCCCCGAACCGCGGCCGGCGAAGACCCGCTTCCTGGCGTTCGGCGCCGCCTACCACGGCGACACCATCGGCGCTGCGAGCGTTGGCGGCATCGACAAGTTCCACGCCCTGTTCAAGCCGCTGCTGTTCGACGCGGTCTACGCGCCGGGCCCCGACCGGCACAAGCTGCCCGCCGGCGTTGCGCCCGAGGCGGCGTGCGACTACTACCTGGGCGAGACCGAGCGGCTGCTAGCCGAGCGCGCCGACGAGGTGGCCGCGGTGGTCATTGAGCCGCTGGTGCAGTGCGCCGCCGGCATGGTGATGCACCCGCCCGGCTTCCTGGGAGGCCTCCGCAAGCTGTGCGACCGGTACAACGTGCTGCTGATTCTCGACGAGGTCGCGGTCGGCTTCGGCAAGACCGGTCGGATGTTTGCCTGCGAGCACGACGGTGTTTCGCCCGATTTCTTGTGCCTCGGCAAGGGGCTAACGGGCGGCTACCTGCCAATGGCGACCACCCTCACCCGGACCAAGATCTACAACGCCTTCCTCGGCGACGCGGCCAGCGGCCGGGCGCTGTACCACGGCCACACCTTCTGTGGGAACCCGGCGTCGGCGGCTGCCGCACTGGCGAGCCTCGACCTGTTCGAGAGCGAGCAGACGCTGGCGGGTCTCGAGCCGAAGATCGCCCGCCTCGGCGAGCGGTTCTGCCGTCTGGCCGAGCACCCGGCGGTCACCAACGCCCGGCAGACCGGCATCATCGCCGCGGCCGACTACGTCGCCGAACACCAAGTGGGCCGCAAGGTCGCCGCCTACGCACTGGAGCACGGCCTGTGGATCCGACCTCAGCCCGGCATGGTCTACGTGATGCCGCCGCTGGCGATCAGCCTCGAGGAGATCGACCGCATGATGGACGTGATCGAGGCCGGCATTGTTGAAGTGACGGGGATCGCCATCAAGTGA
- a CDS encoding SAM hydrolase/SAM-dependent halogenase family protein, which produces MALITLTTDFGEGSYYVAAMKGVIARINPAAVVVDLTHSIPAQSIAAGAAALAAAAPWFPAGTIHVAVVDPGVGTDRQIVYVELGDWRFVLPNNGLLTRLASMYAASKMVVIENREHWLPEVSSTFHGRDIMAPVAAKLGLGLCPDSLGPDTLDKPTDKLILLPEPRAERVGDRIQGEVVEVDSFGNLITNITSVMLEGAPRDETLQIHCDGHQTMGLYSTYGDQPEMTLIALVGSTDRLELAIVNDSAAAMLGVRAGTPVEVSWG; this is translated from the coding sequence ATGGCCTTGATTACGCTCACCACCGACTTTGGCGAAGGCAGCTACTACGTAGCGGCGATGAAGGGGGTCATCGCGCGGATTAACCCAGCGGCCGTCGTTGTGGACCTGACCCACAGTATTCCGGCCCAATCGATCGCGGCGGGGGCGGCGGCTCTGGCGGCCGCTGCGCCCTGGTTCCCGGCGGGGACGATCCATGTGGCGGTGGTCGACCCCGGCGTCGGCACCGATCGGCAGATTGTGTACGTCGAACTCGGGGATTGGCGGTTCGTCCTGCCCAACAACGGCCTGCTGACAAGGTTGGCCTCGATGTACGCGGCCTCTAAGATGGTGGTCATCGAGAACCGGGAACACTGGCTGCCAGAGGTGAGCTCAACCTTCCACGGACGCGACATTATGGCGCCTGTGGCGGCCAAGTTGGGCCTGGGACTATGCCCTGACTCGCTAGGCCCTGATACACTCGATAAACCAACGGATAAGCTAATACTGCTTCCCGAACCAAGGGCGGAACGCGTGGGGGATCGGATTCAAGGCGAGGTGGTGGAGGTCGACTCCTTCGGCAACCTCATTACGAACATTACTAGCGTGATGCTGGAGGGCGCCCCGCGGGACGAGACGCTGCAGATCCACTGCGACGGGCACCAAACCATGGGCCTGTACTCGACTTACGGCGATCAGCCCGAGATGACGCTGATCGCACTCGTTGGCTCGACAGACCGGCTCGAGCTGGCCATCGTCAACGACAGCGCCGCCGCGATGCTCGGCGTCAGGGCCGGCACGCCGGTCGAGGTGAGCTGGGGATGA
- a CDS encoding c-type cytochrome domain-containing protein yields the protein MQRSISWNLCAAAALLALLLPTLGLAATLREQRDELRRATTLLKAAVRLAERDRGDDATAQFTEAQEKIQEVAKELDPKLQRTYARAAEQLAETHQQLTTAGLTLPELGSTEPTMPEQPAGEGRPPRRGRFDQGDVSFVEQVAPLLAQKCGRCHVDRSQGGFSLATYNSLMRGSEGGRVLIPGEGTGGVMMDNLESGAMPPGAPLRPEEMTLISRWITQGAKFDGADPDANLKRLEAGPSPGEPMQEQPKPAASRATGNETVSFALDVAPILTDRCAECHVNDNRGQLRFAAYQQLIDASIVSPGAPAGSEMVRRIQPDAEQRMPPNGPALTAEQIQTITTWVQEGAKFDGRAPGEPLSRSTAVVRAERATPDELTTMRAALALESWRLGIPDEQAREATSERFLVVGSIPESRLEAVAAAAESLTDNMQKTLGLAPGAPLGKSKQTLYLFNQRIDYREFVLMVEKRQLGDDAVGHARFDPVEPYACLTLADDEDPSGAALAKQVAALAVAEQAGGQAPDWFVEGAARYAVAKAMPKDPLSEAWIAGLVDAAKRMTKADAFMAGGMPPEEAGVVAMHFVAGMARNGKAFHGLLEDVGGGQGFGAAFGKRYNASPRQVAEQWAASLKRRG from the coding sequence ATGCAACGCTCAATCTCGTGGAATCTGTGCGCGGCCGCCGCGCTCCTCGCCCTGCTGCTGCCTACGCTCGGACTCGCCGCGACGCTGCGGGAACAACGGGACGAGCTCCGCCGCGCGACCACCCTGCTCAAAGCGGCGGTGCGGCTGGCCGAGCGTGACCGCGGCGACGACGCGACGGCCCAGTTCACCGAGGCCCAAGAGAAGATCCAGGAGGTCGCCAAGGAACTCGACCCTAAGCTGCAGCGGACCTACGCTCGGGCCGCCGAGCAGCTTGCCGAGACGCACCAGCAGCTCACCACCGCTGGGCTCACACTGCCGGAGCTCGGCTCGACCGAGCCCACCATGCCTGAGCAGCCCGCGGGCGAAGGGCGTCCGCCGCGCCGGGGCCGTTTCGACCAGGGCGACGTTAGCTTTGTCGAGCAGGTCGCCCCGCTGCTGGCGCAGAAGTGCGGACGCTGCCACGTCGACCGCTCGCAGGGCGGCTTCAGCCTGGCGACTTACAACAGCCTGATGCGTGGCTCTGAGGGTGGCCGCGTGCTGATCCCCGGCGAGGGGACCGGCGGCGTGATGATGGACAACCTCGAGTCGGGCGCCATGCCCCCCGGCGCGCCGCTCCGCCCGGAAGAGATGACGCTCATCTCCCGCTGGATCACGCAGGGCGCCAAGTTCGACGGCGCCGACCCCGACGCCAACCTCAAGCGGCTCGAGGCCGGTCCAAGCCCGGGCGAGCCGATGCAGGAGCAGCCGAAGCCGGCCGCCAGCCGGGCCACCGGCAATGAGACTGTCAGCTTCGCGCTCGATGTCGCCCCGATCTTGACGGACCGCTGCGCCGAGTGCCACGTGAACGACAACCGCGGTCAGCTCCGCTTTGCCGCTTACCAGCAGCTGATCGACGCGTCGATTGTCTCGCCCGGCGCCCCCGCCGGCAGCGAGATGGTCCGCCGCATCCAGCCCGACGCCGAGCAGCGGATGCCGCCGAACGGGCCGGCGCTCACCGCCGAGCAGATCCAAACGATCACCACCTGGGTGCAGGAGGGAGCCAAGTTCGACGGCCGGGCGCCCGGCGAACCGCTCAGCCGCAGCACCGCCGTGGTCCGGGCCGAGCGGGCCACGCCCGATGAGCTGACCACCATGCGGGCGGCGCTGGCGCTGGAGAGCTGGCGGCTCGGCATCCCCGATGAGCAGGCCCGCGAAGCAACGTCCGAGCGGTTTCTGGTGGTAGGCTCGATCCCGGAGTCGCGCCTCGAAGCAGTGGCGGCCGCCGCGGAGTCGCTGACCGACAACATGCAGAAGACCCTCGGCCTGGCGCCCGGCGCGCCGCTCGGTAAATCGAAGCAGACACTGTATTTATTCAACCAGCGGATCGACTACCGCGAGTTCGTGCTGATGGTCGAGAAGCGGCAGCTCGGCGACGACGCCGTCGGGCACGCCCGCTTCGACCCGGTCGAGCCGTACGCGTGCCTCACCCTGGCCGATGACGAGGACCCGTCCGGCGCCGCGCTCGCAAAGCAGGTCGCCGCGTTGGCCGTTGCCGAGCAGGCGGGCGGCCAAGCCCCAGACTGGTTTGTCGAGGGCGCTGCCCGCTACGCGGTCGCCAAGGCGATGCCGAAGGACCCGCTCAGCGAGGCCTGGATCGCGGGTCTGGTCGACGCGGCGAAGCGGATGACCAAGGCCGACGCCTTCATGGCCGGCGGCATGCCGCCGGAGGAAGCCGGCGTGGTCGCGATGCACTTTGTCGCCGGCATGGCCCGCAACGGCAAGGCGTTTCACGGCCTGCTCGAGGACGTCGGTGGCGGGCAAGGATTCGGCGCGGCGTTTGGCAAGCGTTACAACGCCTCGCCGCGGCAGGTCGCCGAGCAGTGGGCGGCGTCGCTCAAGCGGCGCGGCTAG
- a CDS encoding SDR family NAD(P)-dependent oxidoreductase: MRKLAGKRALVTGAASGIGREIALRLAREHVDLYLLDFNQEGLQDVVDEVAELGVEVEAHVCDLRNQDEVEGAAEFAIDYWAGVDILVNNAGVTYYGITHLMPPEECHNLLATNLVSGITLTQRLLPWMLARPQSHVLNVCSVLGLVGLPRVALYCTTKFAMVGYSEALRAEYGRQGLGVTALCPGFVRTNLFSSARPMAEGAEPRTPPSFMCAKPECVARRAVRAIERNQRRVVLEPFARLAYGVKSMAPGLLDWALRLGEQKKIAGKRQRLAELSSDPTEALRLAVGNQAMPRAYEPPASRAA, translated from the coding sequence ATGCGAAAGCTTGCTGGAAAACGGGCGCTCGTCACCGGCGCCGCGTCGGGCATCGGACGCGAGATCGCGCTGCGGCTGGCCAGGGAGCACGTCGACCTGTACCTGTTGGACTTCAACCAGGAGGGCCTGCAGGACGTCGTGGACGAGGTCGCGGAGCTGGGCGTCGAGGTCGAGGCCCACGTCTGCGACCTACGCAACCAGGACGAGGTCGAGGGCGCCGCGGAGTTTGCGATCGACTACTGGGCGGGCGTCGACATCCTGGTGAACAATGCCGGGGTCACCTACTACGGCATCACCCACCTGATGCCGCCGGAGGAGTGCCACAACCTGCTGGCCACCAACCTGGTCAGCGGGATCACGCTCACCCAGCGGCTGCTGCCGTGGATGCTGGCCCGCCCGCAGTCGCACGTGCTGAACGTCTGCAGCGTGCTGGGACTGGTGGGGCTGCCGCGGGTCGCGTTGTACTGCACGACCAAGTTCGCGATGGTCGGCTACAGCGAGGCGCTCCGCGCCGAGTACGGCCGCCAGGGGCTGGGCGTCACGGCGCTCTGCCCCGGGTTTGTCCGCACCAACCTGTTCAGCTCCGCCCGGCCCATGGCCGAAGGCGCCGAGCCGCGGACCCCGCCGAGCTTTATGTGCGCCAAGCCCGAGTGCGTCGCGCGGCGAGCCGTGCGGGCGATTGAACGCAACCAGCGGCGGGTCGTGCTCGAGCCGTTCGCGCGTCTTGCCTACGGCGTCAAATCGATGGCGCCCGGCTTGCTCGACTGGGCGCTGCGGCTGGGCGAGCAGAAGAAGATCGCAGGCAAACGGCAGCGTCTTGCAGAGCTCTCCAGCGATCCGACCGAGGCGCTACGCCTGGCGGTCGGCAACCAGGCGATGCCACGGGCCTACGAGCCGCCGGCTAGCCGCGCCGCTTGA